In the Sarcophilus harrisii chromosome 1, mSarHar1.11, whole genome shotgun sequence genome, one interval contains:
- the MRPL36 gene encoding 39S ribosomal protein L36, mitochondrial, whose product MASLFVKKMMFTISSPLFHMSRCSVKPSSVSAFLFASQQSTFPVNTGLMKYSSIIHPFLSRYLLPSSQPALGFKTKAVLKKRCKDCYFVKRRGRWFVYCATNPRHKQRQLKSL is encoded by the coding sequence ATGGCATCTCTGTTTGTAAAGAAAATGATGTTTACAATCAGCAGTCCTCTTTTCCATATGAGCAGATGTTCAGTGAAACCTTCCTCAGTTTCTGCATTCCTATTTGCATCACAACAAAGTACATTTCCTGTAAATACAGGTCTCATGAAGTATAGCTCAATAATTCATCCATTTCTTTCACGTTACTTGCTTCCATCCTCTCAACCTGCTCTTGGGTTCAAAACAAAAGCTGTTCTAAAGAAACGCTGTAAGGACTGTTATTTTGTGAAGAGGCGAGGACGATGGTTTGTGTATTGTGCAACAAATCCAAGACACAAGCAACGACAGCTGAAGTCTCTTTGA